Within the Saccharomonospora amisosensis genome, the region GGTGCCGGTCGGCACACCGCTGGCCGTGATCGGTGCCGGTGAGGCGCGACCGCCCGAGCCCACCGCGCAGGCACCGGCCACCGCCCCCGAACCGGTGGCTGCCCCCGAGCCCGAGCCGGTGGCCGAGCCCGAACGCAAAACCGAGCCCGAACGCAACAGGACCGAGCCGGAGCCTGCCGCCGCAGCGCCGCAGCGGGCAAGGGCCACTCCCCCGGTCCGCGCGCTCGCCAGGCAGGCAGGGATCGACCTCGCCACCGTGCGCGGCACCGGCCCGGCGGGAACCGTCACCCACGCCGACATCGAACGGCTGCTGGCTCCCCGACGTGGGCGAATTTCGCCGTACGCCCGCAAGTTGGCGCGCGAACTCGGGGTGGACGTTTCGACGCTGCCGGGCACAGTGCACGCCAGCGACGTGCGGGTGGCAGCGGCAGGCAACCGGCCAGCCGCCGAGCCCGCCACCAAGACCGCCACCAAGACCGCTGCCGAGGCCGCCGCCGTCGAGCCCCGGCGCAGGGGCGAGGACATGCGCGCGGCGATCGCGACGCTGATGGAGCGTTCCAAGCGGGAGATCCCGCACTACTACCTTTCCAGCACCATCGACCTGGAGGCGGCGCTGACCTGGTTGCGGGAGTACAACCGCGACAGCGGTATCGCCGATCGCGTGTTGCCGAACGCGTTGCTGCTCAAAGCGACCGCGCTGGCGGCGGCCAGGGTCGGCGAGCTCAACGGGCACTGGCTGGACGGTGAGTTCCGGCCGGGCGAACGCGTGCGGCTGGGGGTCGCCGTCTCGCTGCGGGGTGGCGGCCTGCTGGTTCCCACCCTGGACGAACCTGACAGCCAGCCGTTGGACGAGCTGATGCGCACGCTCACCGACATGGTGTCGCGGACCCGGTCGGGGCGGCTGCGTTCCTCGGAGCTGCGGCCGGCGACGATCACGGTCACCAACCTCGGTGATCTGGGTGCCGAGTCGGTGCAGGGCGTGATCTACCCACCGCAGGTGGCGCTCGTCGGGTTCGGCGCGATCGTCCGCAGGCCATGGGCTGTGGGTGAGTTGCTCGGGGTTCGCCCTGTGGTAACCGCCAGCCTGGCCGCCGACCACAGGGCGACGGACGGTGCGACCGGCTCCCGCTTCCTCGCCGCACTCGACACCGTGCTGCAACGACCGGAGGGACTGCGATGACCACCACACCACTGGACCCGCGACGCGCCAGGCAGGCCGTCAACGAGGCGCTGCTGGAGATCGTGCCGGACGCCGACGTGGCCTCGCTCGGACCCGACGACGAGCTGCGGCAGACGCTGGAGCTGGACTCCATGGACTTCCTCGCGTTCGCCCGCAGGCTGTCGGAATCCACGGGGCAACCCATCGACGAGTACGACTACGACCGGCTCACTACCGTGCGCGCCTGTGTGGACTTGCTCACCTCGCGGCGCTGACGGCCCTTTCGGCCCGGTACCCCGGGACTTTCGACCGTATTGCACGCCACATCCGATGCGGACTCTGGAACGTGCACGCGGGGCGCTCGGGGGCGCTTCCGCGGGCGGGTCACTTCCGGGGGAGGTGACCCGTGGGAGCACTATGCCGGGTCGCTCGGGGCCGACCGCAGAGTGCTCCGGAAGTGGGGCAGCCGTCGGCTGCCCCACTTCCCACTTGAGTTACGGTTCGGTGTGATCAGGCGGCGGCGTTCTCGCGCGGGCCGCGCAGCACCGGGCGGCCGTCGCCGGTCCAGGCGGACATCCCGCCCGCGACCGAACGAACGTCGAAGCCCGCCTGCTCCAGCAGCGAGGCAGCCATCGCACTGCGGCTGCCGCTGGCACAGATCACGAAGATCCGCTCGCGCCTTGGCAGTTCAGCCATCCTGGCCGCAAGGGAACTCAGCGGATACAGCCGGGCGCCGGGAACGTGGCCACCCAGGTACTCGGCAGGCTCGCGAACGTCGACGACAAGCGCGCCCGCGCGTTGCGCGGCCGCGAATTCCTCCACGGATGCTTCTCGACTCATGCCTCGACCATATACCCCATGGGGTATGCTCGCCAACGTTGCGAACGTCGCCGGAGCGACCTATCGTGACAACCAGTGGATACCCCCCTAGGTATATTTGGAAGTGTGTGGAGCCCCGACCCGGTGGGGGGGTCTCGACCATCCGGTGCGGCACCCGCCGAGCCGGAGCCGAGGGGGGTCGCGCCCGCCCCCAGTGCGACCCCCCTTTCCCAACACAGGTACGCGACGGACGCCGAAAACGACACCGTCGAGGGAAAACAACGAAAGCGAGGACAGCATGTGCCGACGAGTCACGTGCCCCAAGTGCGGCAAGCCCACCTTCGCGGGTTGCGGACAGCACGTCGAGCAGGTGCTCGGTGACGTGCCCGTGGCCCAGCGCTGCTCCTGCGGGCAGAACGAGCAGGCCGCGGCTCCGGCCCGCAAGCCCTGGCCGTTCGGCCGTCGCGGCTGAGTAGGCGGGCGAAGACGATGACGAAAGGTCGCCGCGGGCTGGCCGCGACACTTGGCGCACTGGTCGGCCTGGCCGGACACGGCCTGGCAACCGGGCTGTTCACCCAGACCACGACGCTCCTGCCCTGGTGGGCGTACGTGACCTGGTTGGCGGCGGGTGTGCTGTCGGGCTGGCTCGCGGCGACCTACGTCAACCCGGCAGGAGGTATCGCCACCGGCTGCACCAGCTGCGGCAGGGTGGCGATTCTCACCATCCCAATGTCGATCTTGCTCGCCTCGCAGGCGAGCCTGCCCACGAGCGTGCTGGCTGTACTGCTGCTCGCGTTCGGGCTCGCGCAACGGTTGCGAACCGGTGACGCCTGTGCCGTCCCGGTCGCTGAACCCGCCGCCGCGACGGCCGAGCAGCACGAGTCCGAAAGCGGCCGGCCATGACCACACTCGAAAGCACCCACCCGATCACGCGTGTTCGGCGCGCGCTCGCCGTGGTCGCCCATCCCGACGACGAGTCATTCGGGCTCGGCGCCGTCGTCGACGTACTCACCCAGCACGGGGTGGAGTCCGCTGTGCTGTGCTTCACCAAGGGTGAGGCCTCGACGCTGCGCGACGAGCGCGAGGGCTCACTCGCCGAGATCCGCACGGAGGAACTCGCCGCCGCCGCGAAGGTGCTGCGGGTTTCCCACGTCGAACTGCTCGACTACCCCGACGGCGGGCTCGCGGCAGTGCCGCTGGCCGAACTGAGCGCCAGGGTGCGCGCGGCCATTATCGCCGTTTCGCCCAGCCACCTGCTGGTGCTCGACACCGGTGGCGTCACGGGTCACCCCGATCACCAGCGCGCCACCGAGGCGGCCATCGACGCCGCGCGTGCGGCCGGGCTGCCCGTGCTCGCCTGGGGACTGCCCACCGACGTGGCGCACGCGCTCAACGCCGAGTTCGGCGCGGCCTTCACCGGCCACGATCCCACCGAACTGGGTCCGCCACTGCACGTCGATCGCACCAGGCAGTGGGAGGCCATCCGCTGCCACCGCAGCCAGTCGAACGACAACCCGGTGCTGCGGCGCAGGCTGGAACTACTCGGCGACCGCGAGTACGTCCACCTCCTCTGAAACCCGCGAGTCCCCCGCTCCCGCCCGCGAGTCCCCCGCTCCCGCCCGCGAGTTCCGCGCTCCCGCCCGCGAGTTCCGCGTTCACGTGCCGCGACGACGCGAAGTGGCCCCGCCCCGTGGGGACTTTCGCCCCTTCTCACCTCGCCCGCCCGAGCGGGAGCGTGGTGGCAGGAATCGCGGCGGTCACACTGCCTGCCGGCTGGTGCGGACCGAGCCGCGGTAAGGCCATCGAGCGAAGGAACAACCGTGGACGCGTTCTCCCGCAGCGATCTCGACCTCCTCACCCAGCAGGAGGATCCGCCGTGCGTGTCGCTTTACCTGCCCACGCACCCGGTGCGGACCCGCAACCAGGAGGACCCGATCCGGCTGAAGAACCTGCTCGCCCGCGCCGAGCAGGAACTGGTGGAGGGCGGAACGAGGGCCCCGCAGGCAAGAGAGATCCTGCGACCGGGGCGTGAGCTGGTGGAAGTCGAGGACTTCTGGCTGTACCAGGACAGTGGGCTGGCGCTGTACCTGCGACCCGGCTGGTGGACCAGGTACCGGCTGCCGATCAGGTTCGACGAGCGGGTCGTGGTGTCCGACCGGTTCCATGTGACACCGCTGCTGCCGATGCTCACCGGCCAGGGGCACTTCTTCGTGCTCGCGCTCAGCGAGAAGCACGCCAGGCTGCTGTCGTGCACCCGCACCGGCACCGCCGAGGTGATGGTGCCCGGCCTGCCGCAGGGTGTCGCCGAGGCCCTGCCCTACGACGAGCCGCAACAGGTGCGCGGCCACCACCTGGGCAGCAGGGTCGGCGCCAAGGTCCGGACCATCATGCACCGGCAGGGAATCGGGGCCGAGGTGGAGAAGGAACGGCTGGAGCGCTACGTTCGCGCCGTCCACGACGCCGTTCGCCCGGTGCTTCGGGGCAGGCACGAGCCACTGGTGCTGGCCGGGGTCGACTACATCAGGTCCGCCTACCGGCAGGTCGCCGACTACCCCGAACTACTGCGGGACGGCGTCGCGGGCAGCCCCGACCGCGTTCCCGACGACGAGTTGCGCGCCCGCGCGTGGGACGCGGTCTCCCCTGTGCTGACCCGGCAGCAGGACGAGGCCGCAGCGGGCTACCGTGCCGCACTGGGCACCGGGCTGGCGTCGAACGATCCGGAGGAGGTCGCGAGCGCGGCCGAGGCAGGTCGGGTAGCGGTGTTGTTCCTGTCCGAGGAGGCCACCGCCGACGAACGGCTGCAGCCCACCGCCGTGCAGACCCTGCGCACCGGCGGCACCGTGTACGCACCCGCCGACGCGGGCGTGCCCGACGGCACCGGCGTCGCCGCGGTGTTCAGGTACTGACCGAAGGGTTCGGCGAGTTCACGCCCTGCTGCGGCTGCCGCCCGATAGGCAGCCGCAGCGTCTCCCCCGCCGCCAGCCGGTAGGTTGTCGTGCCCAGCCAGCCGATGTCGATCGGGCTCGCGGCGCACGGAACGGCGCGCAACACCGCCTCCTGGTGGTCGATGCGGACCGACAGCCACTGCCCCCGGTAGTGCAGGTCCAGATCGAGCGCTCGCAACTCGGTCGGCAGCCTCGGGTTCAGCCACAGCACGTCCTGCCGCACCTCCAGTCCGGTGTAGCAGCGCTGCAGGATGTCCGCCGATGCGGCCATCGCGCCCAGATGGATGCCCTCTCCGGTGCTGTCACCTCGGTTGCTGAGGTCGTGCACCAACGCGTCCCGAAGCAGCCGCCAGGACCTTGGCCGGTCGGTGCGCGACAGCACCCAGGAGTGCGCCACCCTGCTCAGCGTCGACCCGTGCGAGGTGCGGGCGAGATAGTAGTCCACCGTCGGCGGGATGGTCGCCGGGTCGAACGCGTACCCGAGGCGGTCGAGCAGCCCGGTCAGCTCCTCGGCGGTGAACAGGTAGAACAGCATGAGGACGTCGGCCTGCTTGGCCACCTGGTAGCGGTTGCAGCTGTCGTTCTCCGCCTCCAGGATCAGGTCCAGCCTGCCCAACTCGCCGTAGCGAGCGCGGTAGTGCTCCCAGTCGAACTCGGCGAGCCGCTCGTACCCCTCGAACTGCGCCAGCAGCCCGTTGTCGAGGAAGCGCACCCGTAACCGCCTGCTGATGCGTTCCCAGTCGGCCAGTTCGTCCTCGGAGAGGTCTAGCCGGTCCCACAGTTCACCGCAGTACTCGGTGCCGAGCAGCCCGTGCGCCTCCACCGCTCTCGCCAGCAGCCACGCGACCATGACGTTGACGTAGGAGTTGTTGTCGATGCCCTGCCCCGGCCGGTCCGGGTAGCCGTCGTGGAACTCGTCCGGCCCCATCACGCCGCGCACGTCGTAGCGGTCGTCGGCCGGGTCGTAGTCCACCAGATCCGCCCAGAAGCGGGCGATCTCCACCAGCAGTTCCGCTCCGTATGAGGCGAGGAAGTCGAGGTCGCCGGTGACCTGCCAGTAGTGCCACAGGTTGTAGCCGATCGCGAGGTTGACGTGGTACTGCCTTCGCGAGTTGTCGGCCATCCACCGGCCGGAGCGGGGGTTGAAGAACCACCCCGGGGTCTCCTCCCTGCCGTCGCTGCCGCTCTGCCACGGAAACATCGCGCCACGCCGCCCGTTCTCCTCGGCCAGCCTGCGGGCCTGGTCGAGCCTGCGGTGGCGGTAACCGAGCAGCGCCCTGGTCAGCCGAGGCACCCGGAAGCTCAGCAGCGGGAAGACGAACAGCTCGTCCCAGAAGATGTGTCCCCGGTAGCCCTCGCCGTGCAGCCCGCGCGCGGGAACGCCCACGTCGAGGTCCGCGGTGTGGCCGGTGAGTGTCTGCAGCACGTGGAACATGTGGAAGTTGATCGGTAACTGCCCGTCCGGCCCGTCACGCGTTCCGATGCGGAACCGGCGCCACAGGTACTTCCACGACTCGGCGTGCGCCTCGAGGAGGTCGTCGAACGAGCCCGCGTCGCGCACCGTTTCGCGGGCCGCCAGCAGCGGCTCGGAGATGGCCCGGTCGCGGGAGGTGTGCACCGCGACCACCTTCTCGACGACGACCGGCACATCGGGGCGGGCCTCGATGAGGAACTCCCGCCCGATGACGCCGGGCTCGGCGACGGCTCTGGGCCACACCCGCGTGCCGGAGTCGGCTCGCAGCGTGGTCCGTGCCGCCTGCGCGACGCGTAGCTTCGACTGCACGGTCCGTGCCACCAGCCAGGTCACCTCACCGGCGTCGAGTTCCCCGCTCTCGGCCTGCTCGAGGTGCTGGCCGCAAAGGCCTGCGAAGGCGGCGACGTTGCCGTTGCTGACCCGGCCGTCGATGGTGGAGCGCACCTCCAGCGGGCCGGACCAGTTCCTTGGCACGAGTTCGGTGCGCAGCGCGGCCAGGTGGGGTGAGGCCATCGACACCAGCCGCTGCTGTCGCAGCGTGGTGCGTCTGCCGTCCTCGTCGGTTACCACGGCCTCCCGCAGCAACACCCCGCGGCGAAGGTCCAGCACCAGATGCTGGTGCGCGAGCGTGCCGTAGCCCGCGCCGAACCACGGTTGGCCCGGCAGCCGAAACGTAAGCGGCAGCCAGTTGGGCAGGTTGACCACGCTCTCGTCCTCACGCGGGCGCCCATGGGGTTCCGACGACAGCCGGTTGTACACACCCGCGACGTATGTGCCCGGGTAGTGCACGCCGTCCGCCACCGCCTCCGGGTCCGCGCCACGCACGCCCAGGTAGCCGTTAGCCAGTGTCAGCAACGCCTCCCTCGACGCCACGCCCCGCGCCTCGTCGTCGTGGTAGGACAGCAGCCACTCCTGGTCCCGGGGAGTCGGCTCGGCGCACAACGCGCAGCCCTCGTAGCCGCCGGGCCCGGCGAGCCGGTCCGCTCGGTCGGTCGTCGATGTGGACATCGTGTCCCCTCAGTCGGTACCCGGGTCGCCGAACAGGTCGGTGGCGCTTCGGCGAGGAGTGGGTGCGACGGTGGCGCTCGGGTAGCCCACCCGCATCAGCAGCTGCGGGCAGCCGTCGATGTCCAGCTTCTCGGTGAGGGCGTCGCGGATCTGTGGCAGGTGCAGCGGCTGGGTCTGCACCGCCGCCGCGAGTCCGGCGTCCACGGCGGCCAGCCAGGTGCGCTGCATCGCGATCCCGGTGTGCACGTGGTCGAGCTTGCCGTCGCCGTCGGAGGTGAACAACAGCACGGTTTCGCTTTCCAGCAGGCCGATGAGGGTCTCGCGGTCGGGCAGGTCGGTCAGCGACCGGACCAGCCCGACCCACGGCAGCTGCCCCCCGGTTTCCGGAAGCGCGCTGCGGGCGATACCGGCACCGTGCCGGTGCGAATCCTCGTCGCGGATCGTCCACAGCGCACGCTCCCGCTGATAGCCGCGGTCGGCCTGCTGGATACGCGCCGCGTCCGTCAGTTCGTCGGCGAGCGCGGCCAGTGCGGCGCGGCCGCGCAGTCGGCGAGCGTGCACCCCGGCGAACGCGGACTCCCCGGTGAGTCGGTCGGCGACCTCGTCGGGCACGGACCGGTGCGCGAACGGTCTGCGGTGGCTGGTTCTGCGAGGGATGGCACGGAACAGCTCCCGGTCCCGCTCGCCTGGCTCACCGGGCCCGGTGACCGTGAGCCGGGCGATCAGCGTGGGCCGCTCCTCGTCGGGCAGCAACGAGACCGTCGGCCGCCTGCCGAGCACCCGGATCGCGAGCTCCATGTTCGCCACCGCCGCGCCGCAGGAGATGACCCGATCCCGGCTGAGCGGGTCGTGGTAGGGCAGCGCCATGTCGGCTCGCTCGTACAGCAGCACCTCGTCGCGACGCAGCTCCAGCGACCAGGGCTGGATGTTGAGTATCGAAGGGGCCCGGCCGATCGCCTCGGCCAGTACCTCGGTCTCACCCGTTGACCACTCGGGTGCCGTCATGCCTCGTCCTCCGGTTGCCGGTCTCGGGTCCAGCATCCGCCTTCCGTGCCGGCCGGGCAGGCGGCGGTGGTCATTGGCACTTGAGGCTTAGTTCCCTAGCGGCGTGGAAATCCTGCCCGACGGTGGGCCGAGGAGCGCCGGTCTGGCTGGCGAGCTCGGGCGATCCGATGACCGTCGGCGGCGGGCAGCCGCCGCAGGCCCGAGCAGCTGGCGCCGTGGTACCGGTCCTCCGGCCAGGTCCGGCCCTCGACACCAGCGCCGCCGCGCTGCTCTCGCGCAGGGCGGCGGTGCCACGACCGCGGCGGCCACGACCGTCCACACTGGCCAACAGCGTGCGGGAGTTGAGTGCCGGCTGGCCGCACATCAGTCGGGCCAGGCGAAATGTGGCTTGCCGGAGAGCGTTATCTGGGCCGCCAGGTGCGCGGCCCTGGCTATCGAGCTGTCCGCCGAGAGTTCGGGGTCGGGTTCCAGCTGCCGCATCAGGGCCAGCAGCTCACCGCCGATGCGCTGCACCGCAGCGCCCATCACATCCGGGTCCGGGCCGGTTTCCAGCGGCGCCGTGTCCGGCCGTAGCGCCGCGATCACCACCGCGGCCAACTGTTCGGCCACCCGCTGCGCCGGTTCGTCGAAGTGTGCCGTCGTCATGGGGTCCCCTCCCAGCCGCTGCGACCAGATTTCCCGCTGGGGAGCCGGAAATGAAGGGCATAAGGTCCCCGGTTTGGCCTTCCGTCGGACTCGGTGCGGAAAGGCCACGGGAAAGCAAGCGGAGAAGCCTAGGAAAGCTCAGTCCGGACCGGACAGCGGGGCCGTCCAGCAGAGCACGGTCCCGCCGCCCTCGCGTGGCTCGATCCTCGCCTCGCCCTCGCACGCCTCGGCGCGCCGGTGCAGGTTGCGCAGCCCGCTTCTGCGTCCCTGCCCCCGAGGTGGCGGTCCGATGCCGTCATCGGCGACCCTGATCGTCACCGACTCGTCGACGTCCACCTCCAGCAGCACCTGGCTGCCCTTGGAGTGGCGTACGGCGTTGCTGATGCCCTCGCGCACGACGGCCTGAACGTGCTCCACCATGTGCTGCGGCACGAGGGTGTCCACCGCGCCCGAGATCCGGATCGACGGCGACATCCCGGTGTCGGCGGTCAGCTCCGCGACGATGTCGAGCAGCGCTCTGCGCAGGCTGGTCGCGCCCTGGTCCCTGCCCATGGAGTGCAGGTCGAAGATCGAGGTGCGGATCTCGCGGACCGTCTGGTCGAGGTGCTCCACCGCTTCCTGGATGCGCCGGTACGCGTGCGGGTCACTGACCTGCCGCAGCACGCCCTGCAGTCCCATGCCGGTTGAGAACAGCCGCTGGATCACGTGATCATGCAGGTCCTGGCCGATGCGGTCGCGGTCGGCGAGCAACGCGAGCTGGCGTTCACTGTCCTGCTTGTTCGCGAACTCCAGTGCCAGCATGGCCTGTGCGGAGAAGGAGGCCAGCAGTTGCACCTGGTGGCTGTGGAACTGGGAACCGCCCTTCTCCCTGACCGCGAGCAGCAACCCGCTCGCGCCCGCCGTGCTGCGCAGCGGGCTGACCACCGCGGGCCCGCACAGCTCGCTCACCGGGCTTGGCAGGGTCGAGGTTGCCGTGTTGAGGTCGGGGATCACCTTCGGCTCCAGGGTGCGCATCACGTCGGCTAGCACGGAATCCACCGTGAAGACCCCGCCGGTGGCGATGTTGTCGCCGAGTTGGCCGGACACCGCCCCCACCGTCGCCGTCTCTGCCGTCTCGCCGTCGCCGTCACCGTCGACCAGCAGGATGGCGGTACCGGTGGCGGCGGCGAGTTCCCTGGCGAACCAGGCGATCCTGCCAAGCGAGTCGTCCAGTGAGGCACCGGCGAGCATCTCGGCGTTGATCGTGGCCACGGCCTCCAGCCAGCGTTCCCGCATCCGGGACTGCTCGAACAGCCGCGCGTTCTCCACGGCGACCCCCGCCGCCGCGGCCAGCGAGCGCAGCACGATCTCGTCGTCGACGGTGAACTCTCCACCACCGCGTTTCTCGGCCAGGTACAGGTTGCCGAACACCTCGTCGCGTACCCGCACCGGAACACCGAGGAAGCTTCGCATGGGCGGATGGTTGGGCGGGAAACCCACCGAAGACGGGTGGTCGGCGATGTCGGCGAGCCGGATCGGCCTCGGGTCGTCGATCAACAAGCCGAGCACGCCGTGGCCTTGCGGCAGGTGTCCCATCCTCGCCCTGGTCCGTTCGTCGATGCCCTCGTGGACGAACTCGGCGAGACCGCCACCCTCGGCGCCGTCGAGCACGCCGAGCGCGCCGTAGCGGGCGTCCACGAGCTCCACCGCCGCGCTGACGATGCGTTGCAGTGTGGCGTCCAGCTCGAGCTCGCCACCAACCGCCAGCACGGCGTCCAGCAGGCCCTGCAGTCGATCGCCTGTCCGCGATATCTCCGTTAGCCGGTCCTGAACACCGCCGAGCAGTTCGTCGAGTTTGAGCCCGGCCAGTTCCTGGGTCACCTTCGGGTGCCGGAGCTGTTCTCCTGCCGAGTCACCGGAGCCGTTCTTGGTTCGCATACCGGGTTCCCTTCGCCGAGAGGCGATGCCCCAAGCCGACTCACCCGGACCACGCGCATGGCCTCACCCCGTGGCGGGGTCGCGAGCGGATCAGCAACACCGTTCCCGCTACAAGACCTACCCGGCAAGCGGGCACCTAATCCCCCGAGGGACTTTCGGCCCTTGCCGCCCGCCCGGCCGCGGGGAGCGCGCTTCAGTCGCGAACCAGCAGAATCCAGACGGGCCCCTCGGCGAGCGGAAGCGCCTGACCGGATCCGGTGGTGAAGCTGGTGCCGTCGTCGGGGTCGGAGCGCGACCACTCGGCGTCGAACGACCTGCCGTCACGCAACACCGTGGCGTCACCGTTTCCAACGGTGTCAAGCACCGGTGAGGGTGCGCCCGCCGCGTCGCGAACGGCCACCCCTGGCCGGGTGGTCACGTGCTGTACCACCACGGTCGCCGCCCGCAACTGTCCCGCCTCGGTCGACACCAGCGGCGTACCGTTCAGCTCCACCAGCCACCGGCCCGCCTGACGGTCCCACTCGAAGCGCAGGCTCGCGGCCGGATAGCGCACGGTGTGCTCGGTAACGGGTGTGCCGCCGCTGGGCGCGGGTGCGAATCGCAGCACCTGGTCGGCTCCTCGGCCGGAGCCCTCGGGCAGCTCGCGTGGCCGGACGTAGAGGTTGTGTGGTGCGCGGCGGGACCCGTCGCGGAAGTAGGCACCCGACTCCGGCCCGGGCGAGACGTCCAGCAGCGGCGCGTCCCGTAACAGCGGATCGAGTTCGGGCGCCGCTCCGGAGAACGCCAGTGCCGGGCTGCCGTACTGCGAAAGCAGCTCCAGGTCGGTCTCGCGGGCGCTGCGTACCGGCCCGGCCACCTCGGGAACCTCGGTGGTGTAGACGGCGGCCAGCCGGGTCAGCCCGCCTTCCGCCGGTTCGCAGTAGATCACGTCCGCCGAGCCGAGGCCGGTCTGCGGGCGCGCGGCGGCCACGTTGTCGATCTTGATGGCGAGTACTGGCCTATCACCGGGATCGTCGCCGCCGGTGAGCAGCAGGACGCCGACGATCGCGGCGGCGATCACCAGCACCGCTGCGACGGCGGCCAGCGACAGCTTGGTCCCGCGCGTCACCGCTGCCCGGCCCCGCTAGCTGGTCAGGTGCGCGGGCCGGTGGGTGACCCCCTCGATGTCGGCCGCGGTCGCCTCGATGAGCTGGTGGGACAGGTCCGCCAGTGCCCGGGCGACGGCGAGCTCGTCACCGATCTCGGGAACGTCGGTGTCGCTCGGGTTTCGACGGGCGAGCCCGACACCGGTGCGCAGCGTGCCCTCCCTGGTGTGCAGCCTGGCCTCGGCCCTGGTGGTGTCGGCGTGTTCGTCGATGAAGATCTCCATCTTCCACTTGATCGCGTGGCCCATGTCGGCCTCCTTGACTACGGGTACCGCCTCTCGACGTCCCCAGCCAAACCCGCGAAGCGCCGGGCACCGAAGGGACTTTCGTCACCGATCGGCAACCGCGCGCCTCACAGGGACACCACCAGCACACCCAGGATCAGCAGACACACCACCTTGCCGACCTCGAGCGCTACGTAACCGAAGTGGGCCTTTGACCTGGGCAGTTCCTCCCCCGCGAGCGCGCGGTCGGTGCGGCGGGACAACGGTGGCCGTACGACGGCGATCTGCACCAGCAGGATCGCCGCCACCGCGATGGTGAGGCCGAGCACCGCGGGCGTCGCCCCGCCGAGGATCACGGCGAGCAGCGCGGTGAGGGCGAGCACCGCTTCGGCGACGTTGAGCGCCCGAAACACCAGCCGCCCGATGCCGAGCCCGAGCGGGATGGTGATGCCTGGTGCCCGGAACTTCAGTGGTGCCTCGATGAACGAGATCGCCACCACCATGCCGAGCCAGCCGAACACGACCGCGCTGGTGACCGCGGCTGCCGTTGAGCTCACGATTCGCCGTCCTTTCGTTCGCGCGCCTGCTGCCGGGCGGGCGGCGTTCGGCGGCAGGGCACGCTGGCCGGCCGGCCCGGGCGGCATCCGGTGAGGTCCGGGGCCACTTGCCCGATGCGCTGGACCTCGTGGTCAGCCTAACCCTGTTGCCAGCCTGTCAATTGGATTG harbors:
- a CDS encoding sensor histidine kinase, translating into MRTKNGSGDSAGEQLRHPKVTQELAGLKLDELLGGVQDRLTEISRTGDRLQGLLDAVLAVGGELELDATLQRIVSAAVELVDARYGALGVLDGAEGGGLAEFVHEGIDERTRARMGHLPQGHGVLGLLIDDPRPIRLADIADHPSSVGFPPNHPPMRSFLGVPVRVRDEVFGNLYLAEKRGGGEFTVDDEIVLRSLAAAAGVAVENARLFEQSRMRERWLEAVATINAEMLAGASLDDSLGRIAWFARELAAATGTAILLVDGDGDGETAETATVGAVSGQLGDNIATGGVFTVDSVLADVMRTLEPKVIPDLNTATSTLPSPVSELCGPAVVSPLRSTAGASGLLLAVREKGGSQFHSHQVQLLASFSAQAMLALEFANKQDSERQLALLADRDRIGQDLHDHVIQRLFSTGMGLQGVLRQVSDPHAYRRIQEAVEHLDQTVREIRTSIFDLHSMGRDQGATSLRRALLDIVAELTADTGMSPSIRISGAVDTLVPQHMVEHVQAVVREGISNAVRHSKGSQVLLEVDVDESVTIRVADDGIGPPPRGQGRRSGLRNLHRRAEACEGEARIEPREGGGTVLCWTAPLSGPD
- a CDS encoding DUF3048 domain-containing protein — translated: MTRGTKLSLAAVAAVLVIAAAIVGVLLLTGGDDPGDRPVLAIKIDNVAAARPQTGLGSADVIYCEPAEGGLTRLAAVYTTEVPEVAGPVRSARETDLELLSQYGSPALAFSGAAPELDPLLRDAPLLDVSPGPESGAYFRDGSRRAPHNLYVRPRELPEGSGRGADQVLRFAPAPSGGTPVTEHTVRYPAASLRFEWDRQAGRWLVELNGTPLVSTEAGQLRAATVVVQHVTTRPGVAVRDAAGAPSPVLDTVGNGDATVLRDGRSFDAEWSRSDPDDGTSFTTGSGQALPLAEGPVWILLVRD
- a CDS encoding DUF1876 domain-containing protein, yielding MGHAIKWKMEIFIDEHADTTRAEARLHTREGTLRTGVGLARRNPSDTDVPEIGDELAVARALADLSHQLIEATAADIEGVTHRPAHLTS